A genomic segment from Gemmatimonadaceae bacterium encodes:
- a CDS encoding RNA polymerase sigma factor, with protein MAQAHPTAHAWALRCCQGNRGDAEDVLHTTYCKVLDGKARFEGRSSFNTWLFGVIRRTAQEQARWQWLSMARLERWWRDAQGDDGADMSPAEDQRIAGLQAALVRLSRRQQEVLHLVFYQGLTIQESADVMGLPVGTARTHYERGKARLRLLLQREDA; from the coding sequence TTGGCCCAGGCGCACCCCACGGCCCATGCCTGGGCGCTGCGCTGCTGCCAGGGGAATCGCGGCGACGCAGAGGATGTGCTGCACACGACATACTGCAAGGTGCTGGACGGCAAGGCACGATTTGAGGGGAGGTCGAGCTTCAACACCTGGTTGTTTGGGGTGATTCGGCGCACGGCGCAGGAACAAGCACGCTGGCAATGGCTGAGCATGGCTCGCCTGGAGCGTTGGTGGCGCGACGCCCAGGGAGACGACGGCGCGGACATGTCGCCGGCGGAGGACCAGCGTATCGCCGGGTTGCAGGCGGCACTGGTCCGACTGTCCCGTCGGCAGCAGGAGGTGCTGCACCTGGTCTTCTACCAGGGGCTCACGATCCAGGAATCGGCCGACGTGATGGGGCTCCCGGTGGGGACGGCGCGCACGCACTACGAACGAGGGAAGGCGCGGTTGCGCCTCCTGTTGCAGAGAGAGGATGCATGA